A single Lolium perenne isolate Kyuss_39 chromosome 6, Kyuss_2.0, whole genome shotgun sequence DNA region contains:
- the LOC127308038 gene encoding calcium-transporting ATPase 5, plasma membrane-type, with product MPGAGAGVQAPEASPGRYVRRHDEVAPDDDGCDDVFGVQVRGPGDDPFDIPAKRAPVERLRRWRQAALVLNASRRFRYTLDLKKEEEKEHIRRKIRAHAQVIRAALLFKEAGEKQNGDRELQEILPRGFGIGEEQLTSLTRDHNYSTLQEYGGVKGLLNLLKTNSEKGIHGDEADLSSRANAFGANRYPRKKGRSFWVFLWEACQDLTLVILIVAAAISLALGIATEGIKEGWYDGASIAFAVFLVIFVTAVSDYKQSLQFQHLNEEKQNIQVEVIRGGRRIQVSIFDLVVGDVVALKIGDQVPADGVLISGHSLAIDESSMTGESKIVFKDQKSPFLMGGCKVADGYGTMLVTAVGLNTEWGLLMASISEDNNEETPLQVRLNGVATFIGIVGLVVAALVLVVLFARYFTGHTTNPDGTVQFVKGQTSVKSIIFGSIKILTVAVTIIVVAVPEGLPLAVTLTLAYSMRKMMADKALVRRLSACETMGSATTICSDKTGTLTLNQMTVVLSIVGGKELQPQASTEKLSPTVTSFVLEGIAQNTSGSVFEPEDGSTVEITGSPTEKAILSWGVELHMKFAAERSKSAIIHVSPFNSEKKRGGVAVTGRDSDVHVHWKGAAEIVLALCTNWLDVDGSIHEMTPDKANQFKKYIEDMAEQSLRCVAFAYRNLDPKDIPSEEQRINWQLPDNDLTLIGIVGMKDPCRPGVRDAVELCTNSGVKVRMVTGDNLQTARAIALECGILTDPQASTPVIIEGRVFRAYSDAEREAVADKISVMGRSSPNDKLLLVKALKKNGHVVAVTGDGTNDAPALHEADIGLSMGIQGTEVAKESSDIIILDDNFASVVKVVRWGRSVYANIQKFIQFQLTVNVAALIINVVAAISSGNVPLNAVQLLWVNLIMDTLGALALATEPPTDQLMKRTPVGRREPLVTNIMWRNLFIQAVYQVAVLLTLNFGGRNLLHLTQDTFEHSNKVKNSFIFNTFVLCQVFNEFNSRKPEELNIFEGVSRNHLFLGVVSVTVVLQVIIIEFLGKFTSTVRLSWELWLVSIGIAFVSWPLAFVGKFIPVPQTPLKDLILKCLPKRKKQADEGPTPPV from the exons ATGCCTGGGGCCGGCGCCGGCGTGCAGGCGCCCGAGGCCTCGCCGGGCCGCTACGTGCGCCGCCACGACGAGGTGGCGCCGGACGACGACGGCTGCGACGACGTCTTCGGAGTCCAAGTGCGCGGGCCCGGGGACGACCCCTTCGACATCCCAGCCAAGCGGGCGCCCGTCGAGCGGCTGAGGCGATGGAGG CAAGCTGCACTTGTGCTCAATGCTTCTCGCCGATTCAGATACACTCTTGACTtgaaaaaagaggaagaaaaagaaCATATAAGGAGGAAAATTAGGGCTCATGCTCAAGTCATACGG GCTGCGTTACTTTTCAAGGAAGCAGGAGAAAAGCAGAATGGCGATAGAGAATTACAAG AAATTCTCCCACGGGGTTTTGGAATTGGAGAGGAGCAACTTACATCATTGACAAGGGATCATAACTATTCCACTCTGCAAGAATATGGTGGG GTTAAAGGGCTCCTAAATTTACTGAAAACAAACTCAGAGAAGGGAATCCATGGAGATGAAGCAgatttgtcaagcagggcaaatGCTTTTGGGGCTAACAGATATCCTCGCAAGAAAGGAAGAAGCTTTTGG GTTTTTCTTTGGGAGGCCTGCCAGGACTTAACATTGGTTATCCTTATCGTGGCTGCAGCCATTTCTCTAGCATTGGGCATCGCAACAGAG GGCATCAAAGAAGGATGGTACGACGGCGCCAGTATAGCATTTGCTGTATTTCTTGTGATATTTGTTACTG CTGTCAGTGATTACAAACAGTCGTTGCAGTTCCAACACCTCAATGAGGAGAAGCAAAATATCCAAGTCGAG GTTATTCGGGGCGGTAGAAGGATTCAAGTCTCAATCTTTGACCTTGTGGTTGGTGATGTAGTAGCTTTGAAAATTGGTGATCAG GTTCCAGCTGACGGTGTTTTAATTAGTGGCCATTCTCTTGCCATTGATGAGTCCAGTATGACTGGGGAAAGCAAAATT GTTTTCAAGGATCAGAAGTCACCTTTTCTAATGGGAGGATGCAAAGTAGCGGATGGTTATGGTACCATGTTG GTAACTGCAGTTGGTctgaatactgaatggggtttacTAATGGCTAGCATTTCAGAAGACAACAATGAAGAGACCCCATTGCAG GTGCGGTTGAATGGAGTAGCAACATTCATAGGCATTGTGGGGCTTGTCGTTGCTGCACTGGTTCTTGTAGTCCTTTTTGCAAG ATATTTTACAGGACATACTACAAACCCAGATGGCACCGTTCAGTTTGTTAAGGGGCAAACAAGTGTGAAATCTATTATATTTGGATCAATAAAGATACTTACTGTTGCG GTGACTATTATTGTCGTGGCTGTGCCTGAGGGACTACCGTTGGCTGTAACACTAAC CCTGGCTTATTCAATGAGGAAAATGATGGCAGACAAAGCTTTG GTGAGAAGGCTTTCAGCTTGTGAAACGATGGGTTCTGCTACAACAATTTGTAGTGACAAGACTGGTACATTAACGCTCAACCAG ATGACTGTGGTGCTATCAATAGTTGGGGGGAAAGAGCTGCAGCCTCAGGCTTCTACCGAGAAGCTGTCACCTACAGTTACCTCTTTTGTACTTGAAGGAATTGCACAGAATACTTCAGGCAGTGTCTTCGAGCCAGAG GATGGTAGCACTGTCGAGATAACAGGCTCACCAACTGAGAAGGCTATCCTTTCATGGGGTGTTGAG CTTCATATGAAATTTGCGGCGGAGCGATCGAAATCTGCTATCATTCATGTATCTCCATTCAACTCAGAAAAAAAACGTGGCGGTGTTGCAGTAACTGGG AGAGATTCAGATGTTCATGTGCACTGGAAAGGAGCTGCTGAAATAGTTCTTGCCTTATGTACAAATTGGCTTGATGTAGATGGCTCAATTCATGAAATGACACCTGATAAG GCTAATCAATTCAAGAAATACATAGAAGATATGGCCGAGCAAAGCCTTCGCTGTGTTGCTTTTGCTTATAGAAATCTTGATCCCAAGGACATTCCAAGCGAGGAACAAAGAATTAACTGGCAGTTACCAGATAATGACCTGACTCTTATTGGAATTGTGGGGATGAAG GATCCTTGTCGCCCTGGAGTGAGAGATGCTGTTGAGCTGTGCACCAATTCTGGTGTTAAG GTACGAATGGTAACTGGAGACAATCTGCAGACAGCTAGAGCAATAGCACTTGAATGTGGAATACTCACTGACCCCCAGGCTTCTACACCAGTCATAATAGAGGGAAGAGTTTTCCGTGCATACAGTGATGCCGAAAGGGAGGCAGTTGCCGACAAGATATCT GTGATGGGAAGATCCTCACCGAATGATAAGCTTCTCCTTGTAAAAGCACTCAAGAAGAATGGCCATGTTGTTGCTGTTACTGGTGACGGGACAAATGATGCCCCTGCATTGCACGAG GCAGATATTGGTCTTTCTATGGGCATCCAAGGAACAGAAGTAGCTAAAGAGAGCTCAGACATAATTATTCTGGATGATAATTTTGCTTCGGTCGTGAAG GTGGTCCGCTGGGGTCGTTCTGTTTATGCCAATATCCAAAAGTTTATTCAGTTCCAGCTTACTGTAAATGTTGCGGCTCTTATCATCAATGTGGTTGCGGCCATTTCCTCTGGCAATGTTCCTCTAAACGCTGTTCAG CTTCTCTGGGTTAATCTCATAATGGACACACTTGGCGCGCTTGCATTGGCTACTGAACCACCAACGGACCAACTTATGAAGCGGACACCTGTTGGACGGAG AGAACCTCTTGTGACTAATATCATGTGGAGAAACTTGTTCATTCAG GCTGTCTATCAAGTTGCTGTTCTTCTGACGCTTAACTTTGGAGGCCGAAATCTTCTGCATTTGACTCAAGATACCTTTGAACACTCTAATAAAGTCAAAAATTCATTTATATTCAACACATTTGTCCTGTGTCAG gtgTTTAATGAGTTCAATTCGCGTAAACCAGAAGAGCTCAACatatttgaaggagtttcaagaaacCATCTCTTTTTGGGCGTTGTGAGCGTAACTGTTGTGCTGCAG GTGATAATTATTGAGTTCCTGGGGAAATTTACATCAACTGTTAGACTCAGCTGGGAGCTTTGGCTTGTTTCTATCGGTATTGCTTTTGTCAG CTGGCCGTTGGCTTTTGTTGGGAAGTTCATTCCAGTTCCCCAGACTCCGTTGAAGGATTTGATCCTCAAGTGTTTGCCAAAAAGGAAGAAGCAAG CTGACGAAGGGCCAACTCCACCGGTGTGA